In Rutidosis leptorrhynchoides isolate AG116_Rl617_1_P2 chromosome 2, CSIRO_AGI_Rlap_v1, whole genome shotgun sequence, one genomic interval encodes:
- the LOC139889351 gene encoding uncharacterized protein, translating into MPFGLCNAPGTFQRCMLAIFSDMVEDTTEAEAKALPTNDARVMVKFLKSLFASGQVENTNRALKRILEKTVNNNPKVWSTKLDDALWAFRTAYKTPIGTTPFHLVYGKACHLLVEVKHRAFWALKEMNLDLDKAKEKRVMQMHELEELRLEAYDNSLTYKEKTRRWHDARLKGPKEFHPNDKVLVFNSRFMFSPGKLKSRWSGPYIVKRAYPTGYVELYGDNDTFKVNGH; encoded by the exons ATGCCTTTTGGGTTGTGTAACGCCCCGGGGACATTCCAAAGATGCATGCTTGCAATATTTTCGGATATGGTTGAGGACACGACGGAG GCTGAGGCTAAAGCCTTGCCAACCAATGATGCTAGGGTAATGGTTAAGTTTTTGAAGAGTTTGTTTGCTAG tggtcaagtggagaatacGAATCGTGCTTTGAAAAGGATTTTGGAAAAGACGGTTAACAATAACCCTAAGGTTTGGTCAACCAAACTTGACGATGcattatgggcatttagaaccgcatatAAGACACCAATAGGCACCACACCATTTCATCTAGTCTATGGGAAAGCATGTCACCTCCTGGTAGAGGTTAAGCATAGAGCGTTTTGGGCATTGAAGGAAATGAACCTAGACCTAGACAAGGCAAAGGAAAAACGggtcatgcaaatgcatgaattggaggAACTTAGGTTAGAGGCATACGACAACTCTTTGACATACAAAGAGAAGACTAGACGATGGCATGACGCCCGACTTAAGGGACCTAAGGAATTCCACCCAAACGACAAGGTTCTAGTGTTCAATTCACGCTTTATGTTCTCTCCCGGTAAGTTAAAGTCTAGATGGTCGGGTCCTTACATAGTCAAAAGAGCTTACCCAACGGGCTATGTTGAGTTGTATGGAGATaacgatacttttaaagtgaatgggcaCTGA